The following coding sequences are from one Rattus norvegicus strain BN/NHsdMcwi chromosome 11, GRCr8, whole genome shotgun sequence window:
- the Dnajc28 gene encoding dnaJ homolog subfamily C member 28 has product MVNTVCAKMARILRLHLTNASLIPPGVKLLSDPGSRMISTHKPKELSEYYRLLNLNEGCSADNIREAFHRLAKQYHPDSGSADADSATFIKIEEAYRNVLSHVIKQMQARQNKAEDAEEEAEKFKYNTPQHRHYLSFEGVGFGTPSQREKQYRQFRADRATEQVMEYQRQKLQREYFANSITVKDVWQSKQQKITQAMDRLVEDLIQESMAKGDFDNLSGKGKPLKKFSGCSYIDPMTHNLNRILIDNGYQPEWILMQKEIKDTIEQLREGLLVSRKKLGSPLSPVGQKQWTHVCEQFQEDIRKLNKRISDFNLIVPILTRQKVHFDAQKEITRVQEIYRAFIEAKEVAEDKQTDISQGEEEKTPSIKAGFLNWLNLWKFIKI; this is encoded by the coding sequence ATGGTAAACACAGTGTGCGCGAAGATGGCTCGGATCCTGAGACTACATCTAACAAATGCTTCCTTGATTCCTCCTGGGGTAAAACTGCTTTCAGATCCTGGATCTAGGATGATATCAACACATAAACCCAAGGAGCTCAGCGAATATTACAGGCTGCTGAATCTGAATGAAGGATGCTCTGCGGACAACATCAGGGAGGCTTTTCATAGGCTTGCCAAGCAGTACCACCCAGACAGCGGCTCTGCCGACGCTGATTCTGCAACATTCATAAAGATTGAAGAGGCTTATAGGAATGTGCTGTCCCACGTGATAAAACAGATGCAAGCCAGACAGAATAAGGCGGAAGatgcagaagaagaagcagaaaaattcaaatataatacaCCTCAGCACCGACATTACTTAAGCTTCGAAGGCGTTGGCTTTGGGACTCCAAGTCAGCGAGAGAAACAATACAGACAGTTTAGGGCAGACCGTGCGACCGAGCAGGTGATGGAATATCAGAGGCAGAAGCTTCAGAGGGAGTACTTCGCCAACAGCATAACTGTCAAAGACGTGTGGCAGAGCAAACAACAGAAGATAACCCAAGCCATGGACCGCCTGGTGGAGGATCTCATCCAGGAGTCCATGGCCAAAGGAGACTTCGACAATCTCAGCGGGAAAGGAAAACCCCTGAAGAAGTTTTCTGGCTGTTCGTATATTGATCCCATGACTCACAACCTGAACCGCATATTGATAGATAACGGATACCAACCAGAGTGGATTCTGATGCAGAAGGAAATTAAGGACACCATCGAGCAACTTCGAGAAGGTCTTTTGGTGTCGAGGAAGAAGCTTGGGAGCCCTCTGTCACCAGTAGGGCAGAAACAATGGACCCACGTGTGTGAGCAGTTCCAAGAAGACATACGGAAGCTAAACAAGCGAATTAGTGATTTCAACTTGATTGTTCCCATTCTGACCAGGCAGAAAGTCCATTTTGACGCACAGAAAGAAATTACCAGAGTCCAAGAAATATACAGGGCCTTCATAGAAGCAAAAGAAGTCGCAGAAGACAAACAAACTGACATTagccagggagaggaagagaaaacgcCCAGCATCAAGGCAGGCTTTCTAAACTGGCTGAATCTGtggaaatttattaaaatatga